One Coffea eugenioides isolate CCC68of chromosome 2, Ceug_1.0, whole genome shotgun sequence genomic window, AGCGGAAGGTTGGCTGTTCGGCTTACACAGGTATTACAATTGATATTCCTTTTCTCCCTACAATCCATCTGAAATTGATTTAATGCTTGTTACCTCGGCACTCAACTATGCTAATTCCTACCTCTTGTGCTGATAGGAAAATGTTGGCAAGTATCGAGTGCTGTACACAGCTCGATTGTGTAACTCAGCGGCGAACTCAAAGTTTCCGGACAGCTTCGCAAACCTGCAAGTACCTAAACGGGCGCAGTTGAATGTTGGTAATGCCTGATTTATAAGTATTCATGACTGGGAGAGaaagaaattcacaaaattgcatttgaCGTGCTTTTGTATATTATTACATGTGTATTACAGCTTTTGGATTGCTGTAACTAATTTTATTATGGAGTCTACTCAGAAGGACCTTTCTTTTGAGACAgtagttttgtttttctggAGACATTAGCATCAATACTGATTAGCAATTTTTATCGTGGTGCTGTTTATTTATCATTTGTGGCCATAAATTCTGAATTTAATTCAGATTTTCTATTGGACACTAGAATAATGTCAGTAATAACATTAACGGAGCATTAATTGGTTCAATTGTGTCGTGAATCTATGGTTCAAAGATGCTCGTCGTGACTCTGTGCCAACTATACTAGAACCTACATTGAACAATGTGTAACTATAGAACAAGCGCCCAATTAGTTTGTTGCAAAAttagttattgaaaagttacagtttgaaaattaatacaaaactttCATATATAACTGCTGGTAGTTACAAAGTGTTTGTAGGTTGTTAGTCAAGAATTATTGGGAAGTTACAGTGTTTTGTATGACTGCAACAAAATAGTTATTTGGGAAGTTAcagtttgaaaattaatacaaaacttcatATTTTAAAACTGTTAGTTACGATGTGTTTGTAcgttgttacaaaatagttttGGGAAAGTTATAGTGTGTTCGTAGAATGTTACAGAATAGTTAGTTGGGAAGTTGCAgtttgaaaattaatataaaactCCATATTTGAAAACTGTTAATTACAAAGTGTTTGTaggttgttacaaaatagttttTTAAAAGTTACAGTGTGCTCGCTAAGTATTACAAAATAGTTAGTTGGAAAGTTgcaatttaaaaattaatacaaaagtCCATATTTGAAGTCTGTTGGTTACGAAGTGTTTGTAAATtattacaaaatagttattgggAAGTTACAGTATGTTCGAAAACCGTTACAAAACAGTTACTCGCAAGGggatagtttgaaaatttttacaaaacTCCATATATTGTTCATTGACATTTTTTACGAAGTATTTGTaggttgttacaaaatagttattgggAAGTTGAATGTTAATAAAGACTATTACAAAATGCTTCAATGGGAAGTTAGAGTgtgaaaattaatacaaaactccatgTTTGATGATTGCATGCTATAGTGTGCTTATAGGTTGTGTCAGTGTAGTTATTGTGACAAATGACGAATGAcattcaaataaaatagtttaTTTGAACACACTCGAAAATGGCATGCATGTGTCGAATCGGGTCAGTAGTTTATTacatttattcaaaaaatttgattatcaatttatttattggattaGTGATACGTAAACCCAATTGTAACAGTCAATTACATGTTTTGAGTTTTGTGTATGTCTTAAAAAAACATGTTACTTATTCTATACTTACTAATTGTCCAGAATTTAGTTACTAGCTTATATCGTTTNNNNNNNNNNNNNNNNNNNNNNNNNNNNNNNNNNNNNNNNNNNNNNNNNNNNNNNNNNNNNNNNNNNNNNNNNNNNNNNNNNNNNNNNNNNNNNNNNNNNNNNNNNNNNNNNNNNNNNNNNNNNNNNNNNNNNNNNNNNNNNNNNNNNNNNNNNNNNNNNNNNNNNNNNNNNNNNNNNNNNNNNNNNNNNNNNNNNNNNNNNNNNNNNNNNNNNNNNNNNNNNNNNNNNNNNNNNNNNNNNNNNNNNNNNNNNNNNNNNNNNNNNNNNNNNNNNNNNNNNNNNNNNNNNNNNNNNNNNNNNNNNNNNNNNNNNNNNNNNNNNNNNNNNNNNNNNNNNNNNNNNNNNNNNNNNNNNNNNNNNNNNNNNNNNNNNNNNNNNNNNNNNNNNNNNNNNNNNNNNNNNNNNNNNNNNNNNNNNNNNNNNNNNNNNNNNNNNNNNNNNNNNNNNNNNNNNNNNNNNNNNNNNNNNNNNNNNNNNNNNNNNNNNNNNNNNNNNNNNNNNNNNNNNNNNNNNNNNNNNNNNNNNNNNNNNNNNNNNNNNNNNNNNNNNNNNNNNNNNNNNNNNNNNNNNNNNNNNNNNNNNNNNNNNNNNNNNNNNNNNNNNNNNNNNNNNNNNNNNNNNNNNNNNNNNNNNNNNNNNNNNNNNNNNNNNNNNNNNNNNNNNNNNNNNNNNNNNNNNNNNNNNNNNNNNNNNNNNNNNNNNNNNNNNNNNNNNNNNNNNNNNNNNNNNNNNNNNNNNNNNNNNNNNNNNNNNNNNNNNNNNNNNNNNNNNNNNNNNNNNNNNNNNNNNNNNNNNNNNNNNNNNNNNNNNNNNNNNNNNNNNNNNNNNNNNNNNNNNNNNNNNNNNNNNNNNNNNNNNNNNNNNNNNNNNNNNNNNNNNNNNNNNNNNNNNNNNNNNNNNNNNNNNNNNNNNNNNNNNNNNNNNNNNNNNNNNNNNNNNNNNNNNNNNNNNNNNNNNNNNNNNNNNNNNNNNNNNNNNNNNNNNNNNNNNNNNNNNNNNACTGGTATGTTGGACAAATTGCTAAATGCATTACACGACATGACAGTGACACATTAGTGGATTGTAATCAGTTTTACATAATCTTTGGTGATATAGAAACGTTCACTGGGTTTGGTTGTGGCGGCAAAGTTTGGCAAGGAAATTGACTTCTCCAGTTTCGGATTTTCTGTTGCCGATGTCCCTCATCACTCACCCAACAAAGTGTAAATAGTTTGACTTCTCCTGTCATTATTGTTAGAGCGTGTACTAAGTTTTTTGTCCAACATATATACCATAACTGACTAATGAGGAGACAACGTGACCAGGTGTGACAGTGGTGTTTTCGTTATGACATTCCTAGAGCATTGGAGCGGAAGGTTGGCTGTTCGGCTTACACAGGTATTACAATTGATATTCCTTTTCTCCCTACAATCCATCTGAAATTGATTTAATGCTTGTTACCTCGGCACTCAACTATGCTAATTCCTACCTCTTGTGCTGATAGGAAAATGTTGGCAAGTATCGAGTGCTGTACACAGCTCGATTGTGTAACTCAGCGGCGAACTCAAAGTTTCCGGACAGCTTCGCAAACCTGCAAGTACCTAAACGGGCGCAGTTGAATGTTGGTAATGCCTGATTTATAAGTATTCATGACTGGGAGAGaaagaaattcacaaaattgcatttgaCGTGCTTTTGTATATTATTACATGTGTATTACAGCTTTTGGATTGCTGTAACTAATTTTATTATGGAGTCTACTCAGAAGGACCTTTCTTTTGAGACAgtagttttgtttttctggAGACATTAGCATCAATACTGATTAGCAATTTTTATCGTGGTGCTGTTTATTTATCATTTGTGGCCATAAATTCTGAATTTAATTCAGATTTTCTATTGGACACTAGAATAATGTCAGTAATAACATTAACGGAGCATTAATTGGTTCAATTGTGTCGTGAATCTATGGTTCAAAGATGCTCGTCGTGACTCTGTGCCAACTATACTAGAACCTACATTGAACAATGTGTAACTATAGAACAAGCGCCCAATTAGTTTGTTGCAAAAttagttattgaaaagttacagtttgaaaattaatacaaaactttCATATATAACTGCTGGTAGTTACAAAGTGTTTGTAGGTTGTTAGTCAAGAATTATTGGGAAGTTACAGTGTTTTGTATGACTGCAACAAAATAGTTATTTGGGAAGTTAcagtttgaaaattaatacaaaacttcatATTTTAAAACTGTTAGTTACGATGTGTTTGTAcgttgttacaaaatagttttGGGAAAGTTATAGTGTGTTCGTAGAATGTTACAGAATAGTTAGTTGGGAAGTTGCAgtttgaaaattaatataaaactCCATATTTGAAAACTGTTAATTACAAAGTGTTTGTaggttgttacaaaatagttttTTAAAAGTTACAGTGTGCTCGCTAAGTATTACAAAATAGTTAGTTGGAAAGTTgcaatttaaaaattaatacaaaagtCCATATTTGAAGTCTGTTGGTTACGAAGTGTTTGTAAATtattacaaaatagttattgggAAGTTACAGTATGTTCGAAAACCGTTACAAAACAGTTACTCGCAAGGggatagtttgaaaatttttacaaaacTCCATATATTGTTCATTGACATTTTTTACGAAGTATTTGTaggttgttacaaaatagttattgggAAGTTGAATGTTAATAAAGACTATTACAAAATGCTTCAATGGGAAGTTAGAGTgtgaaaattaatacaaaactccatgTTTGATGATTGCATGCTATAGTGTGCTTATAGGTTGTGTCAGTGTAGTTATTGTGACAAATGACGAATGAcattcaaataaaatagtttaTTTGAACACACTCGAAAATGGCATGCATGTGTCGAATCGGGTCAGTAGTTTATTacatttattcaaaaaatttgattatcaatttatttattggattaGTGATACGTAAACCCAATTGTAACAGTCAATTACATGTTTTGAGTTTTGTGTATGTCTTAAAAAAACATGTTACTTATTCTATACTTACTAATTGTCCAGAATTTAGTTACTAGCTTATATCGTTTCTTGCCGGACTCggggcagggacggttgcaggtgcaaccgtcccTGACAAATTTCCTCTTCATCAACAGCGCGTAACTTCTTTTGTTCACCGTGTAACTTTTTTTCCACTGGTTGTATTTTCACAACAGATAGTGGTGGGCCCCACACTTGACGCGGAAATCGAGTTACCACTTGTTATCTGAGCCGCACATTTTTTTGAGGTCCAATCTGGACCATGAAccgtgcagggacggtcatactgATGGGTACTATCACATTGTGGGTCATTGAATGACCAACGCCATTCAGTTTTACACATCTGACTCTGGGCCAAAAAACTGACATTCATTGTGAGATTTTGTGCACAATATTTTGCGTATTACTGTGTATGCACAATGTCGAAATTAAGGTCACTAATGTGTAACTCAGTATTCACATCGGTACCCTTAATGTTGCAATACAGGTCTTACCATGATAAAAATTGCCCAATTGGTATTTTATTTTCTGATGCTGATTAGTGACACGACGTAACACTTATTATTTTATGTATCGATACTAAAAATATAGTTCAACAAATTTTGTCCATACGATTGACAAACTGTTCATATATTGTTACAATTCGTAAGTTATTATTTACCTCTTTGTTCGTTCTGAGTTACAACATACATAAAATTTCTGGTCGAATTTGAAATCTCCTATAGAGCATTGGAGCAGAAGGAGGTACGAACCGGTCATAGAGGTAGTAAATTTGGGTCATACACCGACCAAGGTCATAGAGTGTTACACATCTGACTCTTGGCCAAGAAACTGTTGCATAATTTGGGCTGTCATACCTCCCTGTGACAGTGTAACTGTGCATGCACACagtgaaatgtacatgaatctAAGGTGTAACTCTGTATCCACGTGACTCTTAAAAGTTGGTGGACAGGACCAAAATATGATAAAAGCTGCAAACATGTGTTGAAATCTGTAAACGATTGGCAACAGCACGTAACACGTATATTCACTGTCGGTACAACAAATCTGGCCTGGAAACGTAACAAAACTTATCCGACATGGTTCAGGCACTGCATGTGGGTCTACAGTCTCTTCTCCCGTGATGTACTAGTTGCCCTCATATGCGTCCGTGAAGATCTCATTATTTTAATGAGATGTTCGAGAAAGTCTCGCTACGCAATGTTTTGGGGTTCGAAACGATCATCGTAACTATTCTCAATAGATACTTAATAAAGTGTCTAACAAATTTAATGTGTCAGTGGGAGGAATTATCGTTTCTACCAAGGGCAATAGCACaaacaagagaagagaaaagatTCATCGAATATTAACTAGTTGTATTATTACTAGTTGTAATATCGGGGAATATTTAGTTGGAATATTATTCAGTTTTAAATAGAGCAAACGAAAAGCTGCTGattgcaaattcattagttataataaattgTAACATACAGCTAACTGGTTGTAACGCAATCCGTACATAGTGAAACGTACAGGTCACTGATGTGTAACTGTTTATCCACATGACCCTTAATATTGGTGTACAGGTCATTTCATGACAAAAGCtgcaaaatatgttttattgtGTGAACAGATTTGACACAATTCAATGGCATGCATCGAACTCTACAGCTTCCACTGCCACGACAAAATTGTTTGGTCTGGAATGCGTTGTCCAGTGATATTTTACTACATTGTGAGGGTCCTGCGGACTATAAAAGGGCGCGGTTGCAGTAGTATATCCCTCAACAACAAAGATTTTTCCGTCAACCTTTCACTACTACACaaacatttttcattttcaataaCTTCACACTTCCTATTTCATTCTACCGTCTGGGTGGCAATGAACCCGTGCATGaaatttattattagtattCTTCAACCCTCCTCTAACCTCAATTGCAGTGTCATCAATAGAGGGTTCACACTGAAATCAAGCTCTTGGGTGCCAAATAGCAGCCAGTAGGTTGCATGATGTTCGAGAAGATCTCGCTAATTTAATGAGATGTTCGAGAAGGCCTCGCTACATCAATTATTTTGGGGTTCGAATCGACCATCTCTATGTTCTCAATAGACACTTAATAAAGTGTCTAAGAAATTGTATGTGTTAGAGGGCCGGACTTATTGTTTGTGCCAAGCGCAATTGCGCAAACgagagaagaggaaaggttcATCGGATATTAACTAGTTGTAGTATCACTAGTTGTAATATCAGGGAATTTCTAGTTGTAATATCAGTAGATTTAACTAGATAAGACGAAAAACTGCCGTTTGCATATTCATTAGTTGTAATCAATTGTAACATATACATAACTGGTTGTAACTCAACATGTACATGGCGTAATCAaaatttgttgcattttaaataTTAGTTACCCTACTTTCAAATTACTTGTCCCAACGAAGTATCATGTTCTTCTGCGAAACTGTTActtattatgtggtcatgtggAACCAAGCCAAGCCGCCAATATCAAGTTCATTTCTGTACTGAATGAGTAATACATATTGAAGTGCCTGTAATACTATCTGTAATACTTATCgttaatacaattgtaaacaAATTGTCTAAATTTTAACATATAGGCAAATGACAAGGTGCCTGTACAAGAACATCAATAAGAGGTAACATCTTATTAACGTCCTGTAATTTACGTAAATACTGGTGGTAACTTCTTGTTACACAGGAAAAGTAAGGTGACTGATGAATAATTGGGTATTCACCTGACCCAATTGTTCTTGGAGTACAGGTCATGGTCGAATCAAATTCAACAATTATTTCATCCACACACTATACATTTGACTACACGTTGAGTCTATTGTCTCGTTAATAGGTGGTGTCATGCCTTCATCTACTCACCCAGGAGTACCATCCCGTGGAGAACAACATGAAATGACATAGCAAGCAGTTGGTCAAGTTGTCGGAAGAAACCATTTACTATGCATGGTCTTAAATAGGTGCTCTGTTTAAAATTTCTACCTCTTTTTTTCTATCACCTAATTCTTTATCAGTAGATCCTTCCTTTCATCCAACCAAAAAACAGTAGGTATTAGCATAGTCATGCAATCCACAAACGAAGGGTCTCATACAAGCTCACCATCAAATGTTCGGCAAAAAAGACGGAAAGTATCATTGGATCCAACAAATGCCATAAGCAAGTATGAAACACCAGATGGGAGGATTTTATATGGTACCAAACGCGAGTTCAGGAACGCTCCACTTAACACCAACAATTCTCTGGGACTAGCTGgtcacatttttaaaaataccgTCAACGATCATCTACCGCATGGCTATTTCGTTATGGACCATGAACCCATATGGGAGCCTGTTCGTGAGCGAAGAATGGAATTAGAGGTATTTTGTCGCTGGCATTGCATCCGCATCCCGAGAACAAGGTCAGCGGATCTTGTTATAGGACCACAAGCCAATGATGCAAGCGTATTACACAGACTACAGCGAGAAGTTATGCAGACGGAGCGTAGGCTTCACAGGTTCCACGAGATCCAGGCCGCAAAAAAACATGGTATTGGAAAACAATTTAATGTTCAGCACATTTTAGCAGATCCCATGCTTATATCCGATCCGGACCTATCTGACTTTACTGAATCAAGCGACGATGACTTTCAAAGGTACATACCCCATTGTCTAATGCATGACGGCGTTCCCAGGTGTTGTATGGGATACAACTGATAACAAGAGATGTAGTTCAATGTTTGTTAGGGTAGCGGTAAAACTATACTCATTATAATCTCTACTCAAACAAATTGCTTACCATATTTGGATATTAATCATGATTGTTAAACAGTCGTAATTAGTTGTAACGTAACAGTAACAGATCCCTAACTGGTTGTAACCCATTGTGTACTGTTCGTTCTTCCTTTTTGTTGCATTGTAATCCACTTGTCTAAATTTGAAAAGAGTGAAACATCAATGGTGCCTGTATAACCTCGTCAATAAGTTGTAACAGCTTACTAACTGCTTGTAACGTACATATGCAGCATTCTCAAGTTGGGATAACCACTTAATGTCTCGTTCAAAATGTACAGTTACACATCATTCATCAACCTCATTTTGGGGGGAGGCGACGTCAACGCGTAGTTGCAATCCCTGTGTGTTATTTCTTCCCTGAAATGCGTAACGATGGCAAATCAgcaaatattattaataaaacatATGATTAATGATATACGATGTCCAAGTCTCCAATTAATAACATTACATAAATATGTGCTGTAACGATAAAAATTTGTCACCTGAGGTGATGGTGCAAATGCATGATATGCATCAACATCACAGTGTGTTGAAATTGCCCCACGCTCCTCctacattatataatataagTAATCGACTGTCAACAAATCATTACCAGTGCCTATATTGCTCACTTATAAAGTTAAATTGGACTAGACATTATAACAAAAATGATATATCAGACCATTAAGACATCTCTGACGGAGTTATGCttggaaaaaatagaaaatctgGGATGCATCCATTCTGTAGGGACACTTGCAGGAGGCCCCTGATTAGCGAAACGGTGGAccttgaaataataaaaaataatacgTTATTAAAGCGAGCATACATTAATTACATAATTTGCATGATTTGACAGCCTTCGGGAGCTCACCgttacaattaaagaaaaaaaggtagCTCTATTACATGAACAAGAAGGTTTTATTTTAACTACTAAATGTATGCATACCGTTTGATTTTCATCGATATCGGGAGCAACAGCATTTGGAGGGCCATTCACTGTCTGACTCATTGAATGCGTCTACAAGTTTCGTATGGGCAAAATCATTGTATAACACAAATAAAATACGTATATCAGGAGGGATGACGGCCGTAACAACATTATCACATAATGTAACATCAATGTAACTATTTAGGCTGTTAGAAACATCCAGATAAAAGCAAGAGTCATGTCCATTTTATACTAACCGAAACAGAGTCAGTAGATGAACGGCATCCCATAAACATGTATTCCTCAAATGAAACCGATGTCGGCTCCGATTCTGAGACCTACAGTATTGACACGGTAATAATATTATTTCATAATGAATGTTACCTAAACTTTAGTTAATAGTATAACAATAACTTAATTTTAGCATAAATGTTTCCCAAGTACCAAATTTTGATCCATACCGTAGTCTGTGTAGTCCTTGATAatctagattttctttttactctGTCAAATTTATCGACCCAACTTCGCATCACTCTACTTTTCTTCCCACAGCCTCGTTTTTTAATGCCTCTTGCGACTACTGCCTCCCCCATTTCATttacaatttcaattttatctcgTTCCTCCATATtcagatttttttgattttgcaaaGGTTGCTCTTCACTTTCTGAGAGGAGGAGCTCAACTCTCTTTGACAAATCGGATATGACAGTGATTGCTACTTTGCTGGTGTCCTCCGACATTGCTGCTCGAGTTGCGACCTTAATCATGGCTGGAGCGAGCTCCCGATAACGAGTTGAAATCATGACTTTAGGATCAGTCACAACTTCCTGTCCTCGCCGATCAAAACAGTCTCCAGCCCGAGCTCTTTTTGTCCATCGCCTCTTAATGTATTCAAGAGGAATTATTTTTATGCCCACGGTATCAAACACCTTCAACGCGTGCCCACATAAAATGCCTTCATTCTCGTATTTTTTGCAACTGCAACGTACACTTAGATCATTCCGATTGAATACTACTGTTCTTTCAGGTCCTCCATCATACCTCATGACCGTAAACTCCACAAACATCGCTGCATCTTGTTGTCTCAATATAACCATAGCTGTTGACTCACCATATTCATTTTGGAATGCAACAAATACGGTTGGTGAATACGTCTCTGATGCATGCACAAGCATAGGTGTTTGTCTTAACCCTACCATGGGGAGCTTTTGCCTCATTTCATATTCTGCGATCAGTTCATTATATCTCTTTTCATCAACCACCCGATTGAAATGTCTAAAGAACTGCACAAGGTCATGATccagtttcaaatgatttttaattGCTGCATTTAGGCTTTCGCTGAGTTGGGTGCTTCGCATTCCCGCGGtccatctttctttcatcaTGCACCTTGCCCATTTATCACGAATTTTGTACAACCCTGAGAgccattcattattttcaagatTGTGTTTCTTCACCATCGCCTCCCACACCCTATTGAATTGTTCCACTTCTTCAAACTCATACATGCAGGCACCAAACATGTATGGAAGATCACTATTTTCCTTGTAGTGATTGCCAAGATGTTTCATAAAATTACGCCTTATGTGAAACGTACATAGACCGTGAAATGTTTCAGGCATGACAATTGAAAGAGCGGCTGCCATGGCGTGATCTTGGTCGGTTAGTATGGTACTTGGATGTTTTCCGCACATTGCTTCTAAAAATGTACCAAACACCCATTTGAAAGAATCTATCGTCTCATCATACATAAGGGCAGCACCGAATATCACAATTTGCCTATGCTGGTTAAAACCCACAAATACTCCAAGTGGCCggtattctttatttgttttgtaggttGTGTCGAATGTGACTACGTCTCCAAAAAAGTTGTAGTCAATTAACATTCCTGCATCAGCCCAAAAGATATTCGTTATCTGCTCTTCACAGTCCAGCTGTACGGCATGAAAAAAGGATGGATTCTCGAGTGTTTGCTCTTGAAAATAATTCAGCATGCTACCTGCTTCTCCATATTTCAAGCTCCTTTCCCGTCTCGTTCGAAGATATCGTTTAAGATCATCCCGAGTATATCCCACATTACCCATTCCACCTGCTTCCGTTCCCATAAGCTCATGGCTCTGTTTCAATGAAAGCCCAGCATCCTCGCTTATTTCAGCTTGGAATCCTTGAGCCACACTCACTTTTCTTTGTGATGGCATCATGTGAGCACATTGAGCAATGTGCAACTCATGATTATGCTCTAAGACAAGGTCATGCACACGGTACTTCATTGTCCCTCTAAACAACACGATAACCATCTTAGCTCCACACCCTGTTTTCATCGGCGCTCGTGTCCTCTTTGGCATCACATCACCTTCGTACTTGCGTTTCACACCTTCCTTGCAGCAACTATATCTCCTAGACGTGGTCACGCCGTCTTTATCTTTATTCAGATAGTCTTTACGTACACTGAAACCCATTTTAAAGGCATACTTGTTGTAAAACTTGTACGCATCCTCTTCACTGTTGAACTCCATTCCTAATTCAGGGGTCCCATTTTCTGCCAATTTGCTGTAATCCATTACTTCTACTCCTGCCAATTATGCATCAAACACCCTAATTTGCAACATTTCATGAATAGTATGTACATAAACGacaatataaatgtatattaccaTTTATAATGTGTTATGAATCACACATTACTCGTATACCAAATCCTATTATTACGCTTATCAATATGATTAATGATTCACATCACCTTACTTTTACTCTAAGACAACGACATTATCTATGTACAAATACAAC contains:
- the LOC113760080 gene encoding protein FAR1-RELATED SEQUENCE 5-like, translating into MDYSKLAENGTPELGMEFNSEEDAYKFYNKYAFKMGFSVRKDYLNKDKDGVTTSRRYSCCKEGVKRKYEGDVMPKRTRAPMKTGCGAKMVIVLFRGTMKYRVHDLVLEHNHELHIAQCAHMMPSQRKVSVAQGFQAEISEDAGLSLKQSHELMGTEAGGMGNVGYTRDDLKRYLRTRRERSLKYGEAGSMLNYFQEQTLENPSFFHAVQLDCEEQITNIFWADAGMLIDYNFFGDVVTFDTTYKTNKEYRPLGVFVGFNQHRQIVIFGAALMYDETIDSFKWVFGTFLEAMCGKHPSTILTDQDHAMAAALSIVMPETFHGLCTFHIRRNFMKHLGNHYKENSDLPYMFGACMYEFEEVEQFNRVWEAMVKKHNLENNEWLSGLYKIRDKWARCMMKERWTAGMRSTQLSESLNAAIKNHLKLDHDLVQFFRHFNRVVDEKRYNELIAEYEMRQKLPMVGLRQTPMLVHASETYSPTVFVAFQNEYGESTAMVILRQQDAAMFVEFTVMRYDGGPERTVVFNRNDLSVRCSCKKYENEGILCGHALKVFDTVGIKIIPLEYIKRRWTKRARAGDCFDRRGQEVVTDPKVMISTRYRELAPAMIKVATRAAMSEDTSKVAITVISDLSKRVELLLSESEEQPLQNQKNLNMEERDKIEIVNEMGEAVVARGIKKRGCGKKSRVMRSWVDKFDRVKRKSRLSRTTQTTVSESEPTSVSFEEYMFMGCRSSTDSVSTHSMSQTVNGPPNAVAPDIDENQTVHRFANQGPPASVPTEWMHPRFSIFSKHNSVRDVLMEERGAISTHCDVDAYHAFAPSPQGRNNTQGLQLRVDVASPQNEVDE